A segment of the Leptolyngbya sp. NIES-3755 genome:
TCATCGCGATGTTGTCCTGCATTCCCGATCGCCATGTAAAAGCCATTTTGCACAAGGTTTCGAGGTAAGCGAATTGCGATCGCATCTCCAACGCAAATCAATTGTTGTGGATTTTCTAAATGTCGATCGCGTTGAATATGCAGCGTTAATCCACCCTGACTCACCGCAATGCTACCGTCACTCTCTTCACGCAATACACACCAGTTTGGGCTGAAATATCCGGTTCCTTGATTGTTGGCGTGTAAGCGATCGTAAAAGGCATAGTCCACACCTAAATAATTGTTGTTGTCTAAATTCTGGTGCAATGCCAAATTTGTTGCTTCTGAACTAGGTGCAAGCGAAAGCTTTAACGAACCGTTGTAGTAGATGCCATACAGAAAGTTGCATAGTATCAGCGTCAAATACTTATTCTGTATATCTTTTGGCAAGTTCCGAAATCGTTCGATCGACTCTGGTGGTAGTTCAAGTGGCTTATAGTTTGGATGGCGAATACACCAATTTGGCTCGATTTGAAGATTGTGGATCATATCTTGCAATTCTGACTGTAAAGAATCAGAGATTGCAGCCGTTTGAGAGAAATCTAAGAGTTGCATAATGTTGAATTCGTGGGGAGTA
Coding sequences within it:
- a CDS encoding hypothetical protein (similar to AA sequence:cyanobase_aa:Ava_4379), producing the protein MQLLDFSQTAAISDSLQSELQDMIHNLQIEPNWCIRHPNYKPLELPPESIERFRNLPKDIQNKYLTLILCNFLYGIYYNGSLKLSLAPSSEATNLALHQNLDNNNYLGVDYAFYDRLHANNQGTGYFSPNWCVLREESDGSIAVSQGGLTLHIQRDRHLENPQQLICVGDAIAIRLPRNLVQNGFYMAIGNAGQHRDESIVRVYFNLTAEGAVCVMKTLTERLNAATLPFAFKALYNPSDYHRYDAAVLYFDQARYSEIQPILRDIYLEHQAHFGEAIPLFTKQLAPGLGLAEEPDCKFAEQESFGMNRCQIVANGLLEAWHRGDASPEGRLDAIVRHFSLLQVDLQHPYLNRDSADIYTPLAL